In a genomic window of Lycium ferocissimum isolate CSIRO_LF1 chromosome 9, AGI_CSIRO_Lferr_CH_V1, whole genome shotgun sequence:
- the LOC132029328 gene encoding uncharacterized protein LOC132029328 has translation MPSGPKKRRSAKKKQEKAQTKQADEFTSVSIVKLTIPIEKLAKEAHDLQEAKNTTGDVSHNSKAAGDESATEETEVSLLDVASNEDHAVSKDEPLVESSENLKGNESCGVVCNDTTKETELLTVAPEQKFDQIHDLLSEAPNTEEMLEKNYDLLSVNDSTMLLVSNEAASVGKELEVAECLTGKFPDELEDAASVVENAIEEKEVSLLKVTCNEDNEMSNDETVVPQNAGCINENVDSGEKLKDNESVEEKKDTAPLVPVTVVSNDGVKEVGNTSKFNELLSVVSNLSKGNDSIKEEIADTTLVALGVSNVSKDIKSSFIFHDLSGEPDEGMKVTAQLVSDKDSAFVLPRVGLPVVLALQSSNERVENTGCFPAPEIPFDSIGMHAVSSSTVSPATENQVYFACPMHCNTECSFPQWLRGQSDVDITARKESLDHFKSSVVELKGALHGLKEDLQNVLVKLDAISF, from the exons ATGCCATCTGGTCCAAAGAAGAGGAGATCTGCCAAGAAGAAGCAAGAAAAGGCACAGACAAAACAAGCTGATG AGTTCACCTCAGTTTCTATTGTCAAATTGACCATACCAATTGAAAAGTTGGCCAAAGAGGCTCATGATTTGCAGGAAGCCAAGAACACAACAGGAGATGTTTCTCATAATTCTAAGGCTGCTGGAGATGAAAGTGCTACTGAAGAAACTGAAGTTTCCTTGTTGGATGTTGCATCTAATGAGGACCACGCAGTGTCTAAAGATGAACCACTTGTAGAATCTAGTGAAAATTTGAAAGGAAATGAATCTTGTGGAGTGGTGTGCAATGATACTACTAAGGAAACAGAACTATTGACTGTGGCACCTGAACAAAAATTTGATCAGATCCATGATTTATTGTCTGAAGCCCCGAATACCGAAGAAATGCTTGAGAAGAACTATGATCTATTGTCTGTTAATGACAGTACTATGCTGTTGGTATCAAATGAAGCAGCTTCTGTTGGCAAGGAATTGGAAGTTGCTGAATGCCTAACAGGAAAATTTCCTGATGAGTTAGAGGATGCTGCATCTGTAGTTGAGAATGctattgaagaaaaagaagtgtCCTTACTGAAAGTTACTTGTAATGAGGACAATGAAATGTCTAATGATGAAACTGTTGTGCCTCAGAATGCTGGTTGCATCAATGAAAACGTAGATTCTGGTGAAAAGCTGAAAGATAATGAATCTGTCGAGGAAAAGAAAGACACCGCTCCATTAGTCCCCGTGACCGTGGTGTCCAATGATGGTGTCAAGGAAGTAGGAAACACCTCAAAGTTCAATGAGCTATTGTCTGTTGTGTCCAACCTTAGTAAGGGAAATGACAGTATTAAGGAAGAAATAGCAGACACTACTCTAGTGGCCTTAGGTGTGTCCAATGTTAGTAAGGACATAAAGAGCAGTTTTATCTTCCATGATCTGTCTGGGGAGCCAGATGAAGGAATGAAAGTCACTGCTCAACTAGTCTCTGACAAAGACTCAGCATTCGTTCTTCCTAGGGTGGGATTACCAGTTGTTTTAGCCCTTCAATCATCAAATGAACGTGTTGAAAACACTGGCTGCTTTCCTGCTCCCGAGATACCATTTGACTCCATAGGAATGCATGCAGTGTCCTCAAGTACAGTTTCTCCAGCTACCGAGAATCAAGTTTACTTTGCTTGTCCTATG CATTGTAACACTGAATGTAGTTTTCCTCAGTGGCTAAGAGGGCAATCAGATGTTGATATCACTGCTAGAAAGGAGAGTTTGGACCATTTTAAGTCAAGTGTGGTGGAGCTTAAGGGTGCATTACATGGCCTCAAAGAAGATCTTCAGAATGTGCTGGTTAAGCTGGATGCTATTTCATTTTGA
- the LOC132029329 gene encoding uncharacterized protein LOC132029329 — protein MKMRVLAACVMVGSATAISSSTSSFNFLISRNQDGSQKKRNENYSTPQQVQPSSDKFAPRFDGLRFIETLITAHR, from the exons ATGAAGATGAGAGTGTTAGCAGCCTGTGTGATGGTAGGTTCTGCAACTGCCATTTCTAGTTCCACATCTTCATTCAATTTTCTAATTTCTCGTAATCAG GATGGTAGTCAGAAGAAAAGGAATGAAAATTATTCAACGCCACAGCAAGTGCAGCCATCATCAGATAAATTTGCGCCAAGATTTGATGGATTAAGGTTTATAGAAACACTAATCACAGCTCACAGATGA